A DNA window from bacterium contains the following coding sequences:
- the folP gene encoding dihydropteroate synthase — protein MSCNSQSQSNDIVHRTYPPIQCPRCILDVSANRTFVMGILNITPDSFSDGGKYYTPDQAYLHAMRMIEEGADIIDVGGESSRPGAQPVSAEEEIARIVPVIERLATATNIPISVDTYKAQVAESAINAGAQMINDITAMTYDPAMLPLAARTGVPVVLMHMQGTPQTMQLNPQYTNVVSDIIEYLNNAIQIAKQAGINEEQIIIDPGIGFGKTLEHNLSILHHLSEFLRLGRPILIGVSRKSFIGKILDLPVDERLEGTAAAVAIAVIHGAKIVRVHDVKAMVRVVKIADAIRVSS, from the coding sequence ATGTCCTGCAATTCACAATCTCAATCTAACGATATTGTTCATCGAACCTATCCGCCTATCCAATGCCCGCGATGTATACTTGATGTATCCGCTAACCGAACATTCGTTATGGGGATATTAAATATTACCCCCGATTCATTTTCTGATGGCGGAAAATATTATACTCCAGACCAAGCATATCTGCATGCGATGCGGATGATAGAAGAAGGAGCAGATATTATTGATGTTGGTGGAGAATCATCTCGACCGGGTGCACAACCGGTTTCTGCAGAAGAAGAAATAGCCCGAATTGTCCCGGTAATAGAACGATTAGCTACCGCAACGAATATCCCTATTTCAGTTGATACCTATAAAGCGCAGGTCGCTGAATCTGCCATTAATGCTGGCGCACAAATGATTAATGATATTACCGCAATGACCTATGACCCAGCAATGTTACCGTTAGCTGCACGAACCGGTGTCCCAGTGGTTTTAATGCATATGCAGGGTACACCGCAAACCATGCAACTTAATCCCCAGTATACCAATGTTGTTTCTGATATAATAGAGTATCTAAATAATGCTATACAAATTGCGAAACAAGCGGGAATTAATGAGGAACAGATAATTATTGATCCGGGAATAGGTTTCGGGAAAACGCTCGAACATAATTTGAGCATCTTACATCATTTATCGGAATTTCTGCGATTAGGTCGGCCAATCCTCATCGGGGTTTCTCGGAAATCGTTTATCGGGAAAATTCTCGATTTACCGGTTGATGAGCGACTTGAAGGAACAGCAGCTGCGGTAGCGATAGCGGTAATACATGGTGCGAAAATCGTTCGAGTTCATGATGTTAAAGCAATGGTTCGAGTAGTGAAAATAGCGGATGCGATTCGGGTAAGCTCGTAA
- the ftsH gene encoding ATP-dependent zinc metalloprotease FtsH, with amino-acid sequence MKNLIKQLTFWLAILVVLVISAIFLPTKELERTIDYSEFLTFLQNGQVKEVAIYDNKIAGKLLLPVTTGSVTNYKEVRFNSPILETVGQEVVKALVAYNQTVPPDKQVKFKMQLQPRIWYQIMSWILPVVFFVAIWFFIMRQMQIGSNRALAFGRSRAKVIGEGQPKVTFNDVAGADEAKEELQEIIEFLRDPQKFQKLGGRIPKGVLLVGPPGTGKTLLARAVAGEANVPFFSISGSDFVEMFVGVGASRVRDLFDTGKKHAPCIIFIDEIDAVGRQRGAGLGGGHDEREQTLNALLVEMDGFNTNEGVILIAATNRPDVLDPALLRPGRFDRTVVVDLPDLKGREGILKVHTRKIPLSDDVDLNVVARGTPYFSGADLANLVNEAALLAARRNKKKVEMIDMEEARDKVMMGPERKSRVISEREKKITAYHEAGHALVNRLIPGTDPVHKVTIIPRGLALGLTQALPQEDRHLRNKTEYLNDITVLMGGRVAEEEVFGDITGGASSDIKTATQIAHNMVCEWGMSEKLGPMTFGRREEHIFLGREITRSKDYSEQTAIAIDNEVRSIIDQCYQRAKQLIRENMDKLHTIAEALLERETLDHDDVEKLMRGEPLPPIKNQMQQKSAPQSGSAVESSSSSEPAQATKHDTTPA; translated from the coding sequence TTGAAAAACTTGATTAAACAACTGACATTTTGGCTAGCGATTCTGGTTGTACTGGTAATTTCAGCGATTTTTTTGCCTACGAAAGAACTCGAGCGGACTATCGATTATAGCGAATTCCTCACATTCCTGCAAAATGGTCAGGTTAAAGAAGTTGCAATTTATGATAATAAAATCGCTGGGAAACTATTATTACCTGTGACCACGGGTTCAGTCACTAACTATAAAGAAGTTAGATTTAACTCGCCAATTCTTGAAACTGTTGGACAAGAAGTGGTAAAAGCATTGGTTGCGTATAATCAGACGGTTCCACCGGATAAACAAGTTAAATTTAAAATGCAACTGCAACCACGGATTTGGTATCAGATAATGAGCTGGATTCTCCCCGTAGTATTCTTTGTTGCCATCTGGTTCTTCATCATGCGACAGATGCAGATTGGAAGTAATCGCGCGTTAGCGTTCGGGCGCAGTCGTGCGAAAGTGATTGGGGAAGGGCAACCGAAAGTAACGTTCAACGATGTTGCTGGTGCAGATGAAGCGAAAGAAGAATTGCAAGAAATAATTGAATTTTTGCGTGACCCACAGAAATTTCAGAAACTCGGCGGACGGATTCCGAAAGGAGTGCTCCTTGTCGGTCCCCCTGGAACCGGGAAAACCTTATTAGCGCGAGCGGTTGCTGGAGAAGCGAATGTTCCGTTTTTTTCGATTAGTGGGTCGGATTTCGTTGAGATGTTTGTTGGAGTAGGTGCCTCGCGAGTCCGTGATTTATTCGATACCGGAAAAAAACATGCGCCATGTATTATTTTTATTGATGAAATAGATGCGGTTGGTCGCCAACGTGGTGCTGGGCTCGGTGGCGGACATGATGAACGTGAACAAACGTTAAACGCGCTTCTGGTTGAAATGGATGGATTCAATACGAATGAAGGAGTTATCTTAATAGCTGCAACGAACCGACCGGATGTGCTTGACCCGGCATTACTTCGTCCGGGACGATTTGACCGAACCGTAGTTGTCGATTTACCGGATTTGAAAGGACGAGAAGGGATCCTAAAAGTGCATACGCGAAAAATCCCGTTGAGTGATGATGTAGATTTGAATGTTGTCGCACGAGGAACCCCATATTTTTCCGGAGCGGATTTAGCGAATTTGGTGAATGAAGCGGCGTTACTTGCAGCACGACGGAATAAGAAAAAAGTCGAAATGATTGATATGGAAGAAGCGCGGGATAAAGTTATGATGGGACCGGAACGAAAAAGTCGGGTTATTTCGGAACGGGAGAAAAAAATCACTGCGTATCATGAAGCTGGCCATGCGTTAGTCAATCGGTTGATTCCGGGAACTGACCCGGTACATAAAGTTACGATTATCCCACGGGGTTTAGCATTGGGATTAACCCAAGCGTTACCGCAAGAAGACCGTCATTTACGGAATAAAACTGAATATTTAAATGATATTACAGTTTTAATGGGTGGTCGAGTTGCGGAAGAAGAAGTGTTCGGGGATATTACCGGTGGTGCATCGAGCGATATCAAAACCGCAACGCAAATCGCCCATAATATGGTCTGCGAATGGGGTATGAGCGAGAAGTTAGGACCGATGACGTTCGGTCGCCGTGAAGAACATATTTTCCTCGGTCGAGAAATTACCCGGTCGAAAGATTATAGCGAACAGACAGCAATCGCTATTGATAATGAAGTTCGGTCAATAATTGACCAGTGCTATCAGCGGGCGAAACAGCTGATTCGCGAAAATATGGATAAATTACACACGATCGCTGAAGCACTACTCGAACGTGAAACGTTAGACCATGATGATGTTGAAAAACTTATGCGTGGGGAACCATTGCCGCCAATAAAGAATCAGATGCAGCAAAAATCAGCTCCGCAATCTGGGAGTGCGGTTGAATCGTCTAGTTCGTCGGAACCGGCTCAAGCAACGAAACATGATACTACCCCAGCGTAA